In Zingiber officinale cultivar Zhangliang chromosome 8B, Zo_v1.1, whole genome shotgun sequence, a single genomic region encodes these proteins:
- the LOC122015083 gene encoding probable carboxylesterase 11 yields MPSVAVKLYSVFFKLLLKHKLQSLLQAEEGGASSGDNGFGVTSRSEESTAPVNPSFGADGVATKDIHIDPLTSLAVRIFLPDPALLRTVASARRTADIDRRNSYGGAAVAAPSPDRIRRRSFGGPGSAHDKGDAASDGTNYRGYLPSVVDARHRVGRSKRLPVIIQFHGGGFIAGSNTSNANDFYCRRIAKLCDAIVIAVGYRLAPESRYPAAFEDGLKVLHWLGKQAKLAECRMSMGSARGGGAGELRKAQIVDTFGASTVEPWLAYHADPSRCVLLGASCGANIADYVARKAVDAGKLIEPVKVVAQVLVYPFFIGSTPTRSEIKLANSYFYDKSLCALAWKLFLPENEFSLDHPAANPLVPDRGPPLKLMPPTLTVVAEHDWMRDRAIAYSEELRKVNVDAPVLEYKDAVHEFATLDMLLKTPQAQACSEDIAIWVKKYISLRGHEFSY; encoded by the exons ATGCCGAGCGTGGCCGTCAAGCTCTACAGCGTCTTCTTCAAGCTCCTGCTGAAGCACAAGCTGCAGAGCCTCTTGCAGGCGGAGGAAGGCGGCGCGTCGTCGGGTGATAACGGATTCGGTGTCACGTCCCGGTCGGAGGAGTCTACAGCGCCGGTGAATCCCTCTTTCGGCGCCGACGGTGTCGCCACCAAGGACATCCACATCGACCCCCTCACCTCGTTAGCCGTCCGCATCTTCCTCCCGGACCCTGCGCTCCTCCGCACCGTTGCGTCCGCACGACGGACAGCCGATATCGATCGCCGCAACAGCTACGGTGGCGCTGCCGTCGCTGCTCCCTCTCCCGACCGCATCCGCCGGCGCAGCTTTGGTGGCCCCGGATCCGCTCACGATAAAGGAGACGCTGCTTCCGACGGTACCAACTATCGCGGATACCTCCCCTCCGTCGTTGACGCGCGTCATCGGGTGGGTAGGTCGAAGAGATTGCCAGTCATTATCCAGTTTCACGGAGGCGGGTTCATCGCCGGGAGCAATACGTCGAATGCAAACGATTTCTACTGTAGGCGGATTGCGAAGCTGTGCGACGCCATTGTAATTGCGGTCGGGTATAGGCTGGCACCAGAGAGTCGCTATCCTGCAGCATTCGAGGATGGATTGAAGGTGCTGCATTGGTTAGGGAAGCAGGCGAAGCTGGCCGAGTGCAGAATGTCTATGGGGTCTGCGAGGGGAGGAGGAGCTGGAGAGTTAAGAAAGGCTCAGATTGTGGATACATTTGGAGCATCGACTGTGGAGCCTTGGCTAGCATATCATGCCGATCCTTCCAG ATGTGTTCTCCTCGGTGCAAGTTGTGGAGCTAACATTGCAGACTACGTGGCTCGTAAAGCTGTTGATGCTGGAAAGCTCATCGAGCCAGTTAAGGTTGTTGCCCAAGTTCTGGTGTATCCCTTCTTCATTGGAAGCACCCCAACACGTTCAGAAATAAAGCTAGCAAATTCTTACTTCTATGACAAGTCATTGTGTGCGCTTGCATGGAAGCTGTTCTTACCTGAGAATGAGTTTAGTCTCGACCACCCTGCCGCAAACCCTCTTGTGCCGGATCGGGGACCTCCATTGAAATTGATGCCGCCGACCCTCACAGTTGTTGCGGAGCATGACTGGATGAGAGACAGAGCAATTGCATATTCTGAGGAGCTCAGGAAAGTAAATGTTGATGCGCCTGTGCTCGAATACAAAGATGCAGTCCATGAATTTGCCACACTTGACATGCTCCTCAAGACTCCTCAAGCGCAGGCCTGTTCTGAAGACATTGCCATATGGGTGAAGAAGTATATATCTCTCCGAGGGCACGAATTCTCGTATTAG